A part of Verrucomicrobiota bacterium genomic DNA contains:
- a CDS encoding glycyl-radical enzyme activating protein has protein sequence MSCGKKHRPTIDSGLAGFYSQPATLSVETGIISNIQRYSLQDGPGIRTTLFLKGCPLDCWWCHNPEGRASRAQVVIQEARCVRCGECMKVCLSAPESYQEAPKILVPENCTLCGECVKACAADARQWIGRKLTVAEAWAEILKDRVFYEESKGGVTFSGGEPLMQSAFVEMLLERCHQYGIHSALDTCGFAPQATVLRVALKADLVLYDIKFVDPALHQKYAGVPVQPILDNLRALCATHSNVWIRVPIIPGINDLPGHLDQLAALAASLSGVRQVNVLPYHRTGVAKFKRLGETYRLPEVVPPSAEYMEAVAERFSALGVNVKING, from the coding sequence ATGTCTTGTGGAAAAAAGCACCGTCCCACGATTGACTCTGGCCTGGCTGGCTTTTACTCTCAGCCGGCAACATTAAGCGTGGAAACCGGCATTATCAGCAACATACAGCGATATTCCCTCCAGGATGGACCAGGGATTCGCACGACGCTTTTCCTGAAGGGCTGTCCGCTGGATTGTTGGTGGTGCCATAACCCGGAGGGCCGGGCGAGCCGGGCACAAGTGGTCATTCAAGAGGCCCGCTGTGTGCGTTGCGGAGAGTGTATGAAGGTGTGCCTATCGGCACCGGAATCATACCAAGAGGCGCCAAAAATTTTGGTGCCCGAAAATTGCACTTTGTGCGGGGAATGCGTGAAGGCATGCGCCGCCGATGCCCGGCAATGGATCGGGCGCAAGCTGACGGTCGCGGAGGCGTGGGCGGAAATTTTGAAAGACCGCGTGTTTTACGAGGAATCCAAGGGTGGCGTGACATTTTCCGGAGGGGAACCCCTGATGCAATCGGCATTTGTGGAGATGCTGCTGGAGCGCTGCCATCAATACGGCATCCATTCCGCGCTGGATACCTGCGGGTTCGCGCCTCAAGCGACTGTCCTGCGGGTGGCGCTCAAGGCGGATCTGGTTCTCTACGATATCAAGTTTGTTGATCCGGCACTGCACCAGAAATATGCCGGCGTCCCCGTTCAACCCATCCTCGACAATTTACGGGCCCTGTGTGCAACCCATTCCAATGTCTGGATTCGCGTGCCGATCATCCCGGGAATCAACGACCTGCCCGGCCATCTGGATCAACTGGCGGCCTTGGCGGCCTCACTGAGCGGTGTGCGCCAGGTCAATGTTCTGCCGTATCACCGGACGGGCGTCGCCAAATTCAAACGCCTGGGGGAGACCTACCGGCTGCCCGAAGTCGTCCCGCCCTCGGCAGAATACATGGAAGCGGTCGCTGAACGATTTTCCGCCTTGGGGGTCAACGTGAAGATCAACGGGTGA
- the hypD gene encoding trans-4-hydroxy-L-proline dehydratase: MTNRTETMRRQSLDTPPSLTAERALLVTEFYRANEGRFSVPVMRARNFLHLCEHKAIYIGESELIVGERGPRPKAVPTYPELTCHSLQDLEILNSRPKTHYRVDAECLKIYQDQVISYWKGRSMRDRIFAELPKEWLEAYDAGMFTEFMEQRAPGHTVADGKLYRLGMLDFKQQIAQAIAALDFLNDPEAFARREQLRAMDISCDAVILFAQRHARLAKDLAAKETVPQRKAELEKIAATCERVPAHAPRNFQEALQYYWFCHLAVITELNGWDSFSPGHLDQHLWPFYQQEVAAGTLTRESARELVECFFIKFNNHPAPPKVGVTAAESGTYTDFANINLGGLLTDGSDGSNEVTFILLEVIEELHLLQPSSNLQLSRKTPDHVLKRTLRVLRNGYGFPSIFNADAVVQEQLRQGKTLEDARQGGCSGCVEVGAFGKEAFILTGYFNMVKVLELVLHNGVDPRTGRQLGVRTGDPETFKSFADIFAAWQRQMRHLVELKLRGNHLIERMYAAMMPATFLSVITDDCIQKGKDYNAGGARYNNSYIQFVGLGSLADCFAAVQQLCFANGNGHLPLAELVRTLDMNFEGQESLRLRLVNKSPKYGNDDARADDIMVQIFNTCFEILDGRPNTKGGKYRVEMLPTTCHVYFGAVTGATPDGRRAGIPLSEGISPVQGADRNGPTCVIKSASKMDHLKAGGTLLNMKFTPSVVATDDGLDKWSHLVRSYFRMDGHHVQFNVVRADTLRTAQHQPEQHRDLIVRVAGYSDYFCDLSTELQEEIIARTEHEVF, encoded by the coding sequence ATGACAAACCGTACTGAAACGATGCGCCGTCAAAGTCTGGATACGCCGCCCTCCCTCACGGCGGAGCGGGCTTTGCTGGTCACGGAATTTTATCGCGCGAACGAAGGACGGTTTTCCGTGCCGGTGATGCGCGCCCGAAACTTCCTCCACCTTTGTGAACACAAGGCCATTTATATTGGCGAGAGTGAACTGATTGTGGGCGAGCGGGGGCCACGCCCCAAGGCGGTGCCGACCTATCCGGAACTCACCTGTCACAGCCTGCAGGATTTGGAGATCCTCAACTCGCGTCCTAAAACCCATTATCGCGTGGATGCCGAGTGCCTGAAAATTTACCAAGACCAGGTGATTTCGTACTGGAAAGGGCGCTCAATGCGGGATCGGATTTTTGCCGAGCTGCCCAAGGAATGGCTGGAAGCCTATGACGCCGGAATGTTCACAGAGTTCATGGAGCAACGGGCGCCCGGGCATACCGTCGCGGACGGCAAGCTTTATCGCCTCGGCATGTTGGATTTCAAACAGCAGATTGCCCAAGCCATCGCCGCGCTGGATTTCCTGAACGATCCGGAGGCGTTCGCACGGCGCGAGCAGTTGCGGGCCATGGATATTTCCTGTGATGCGGTCATCTTGTTTGCGCAACGCCATGCCCGGCTGGCAAAAGATCTGGCCGCAAAGGAAACCGTTCCGCAGCGCAAAGCCGAACTGGAAAAAATTGCAGCAACCTGCGAGCGCGTGCCGGCGCATGCGCCGCGCAATTTCCAGGAGGCGCTGCAATACTATTGGTTTTGTCACCTGGCCGTTATCACGGAACTGAACGGGTGGGATTCCTTCAGCCCGGGTCACTTGGATCAGCATCTGTGGCCGTTCTACCAGCAGGAAGTGGCGGCCGGCACCCTCACGCGGGAGAGCGCCCGGGAACTGGTGGAGTGCTTCTTCATCAAGTTCAACAACCATCCCGCGCCACCCAAGGTGGGCGTGACCGCGGCGGAAAGCGGCACCTACACGGATTTTGCCAACATCAACCTGGGCGGATTGCTCACCGATGGTTCAGACGGATCGAACGAGGTGACATTTATTTTGCTCGAAGTCATTGAGGAGCTGCATCTGCTCCAGCCCAGCTCCAACCTGCAGCTTTCCCGCAAGACGCCGGATCATGTCCTGAAGCGCACCTTGCGGGTGCTGCGGAACGGCTACGGTTTCCCCTCCATCTTCAATGCGGATGCCGTGGTGCAGGAGCAACTGCGGCAGGGCAAGACCCTGGAGGATGCTCGGCAGGGCGGCTGCAGCGGCTGCGTGGAAGTCGGCGCGTTCGGCAAAGAGGCGTTTATTCTAACCGGTTACTTTAACATGGTGAAGGTGCTGGAGCTGGTGCTGCACAACGGGGTGGATCCCCGCACCGGTCGCCAGCTCGGCGTGCGCACGGGCGATCCGGAAACCTTCAAGTCGTTCGCGGATATCTTTGCGGCCTGGCAACGGCAGATGCGGCACCTGGTGGAACTCAAATTGCGCGGCAATCATCTCATTGAGCGCATGTATGCCGCGATGATGCCGGCGACCTTCCTCTCCGTTATCACGGATGACTGCATCCAGAAGGGCAAGGATTACAATGCCGGCGGCGCGCGCTACAACAATAGCTACATTCAGTTTGTGGGGCTGGGGAGCCTCGCGGATTGTTTCGCGGCCGTGCAGCAGCTATGCTTCGCAAATGGCAACGGGCATCTGCCGCTCGCCGAGCTGGTGCGCACCCTCGATATGAATTTTGAAGGCCAGGAATCGCTGCGGCTGCGGCTGGTGAACAAGTCACCGAAGTACGGCAACGACGATGCGCGTGCCGATGACATCATGGTGCAGATTTTCAATACGTGTTTCGAGATACTGGACGGGCGTCCGAATACCAAGGGCGGCAAATATCGCGTGGAGATGTTGCCGACCACCTGTCACGTGTATTTTGGCGCGGTGACCGGAGCCACCCCGGATGGCCGCCGGGCTGGCATACCGCTGTCCGAAGGCATTTCTCCGGTGCAGGGCGCTGATCGAAATGGTCCCACCTGCGTGATCAAGTCCGCGTCCAAAATGGATCACCTCAAAGCCGGGGGCACCTTGCTGAACATGAAGTTCACGCCGTCGGTTGTGGCCACCGACGACGGCCTCGACAAATGGTCGCACCTGGTGCGTTCCTATTTCCGCATGGACGGGCATCACGTCCAATTCAACGTCGTGCGTGCGGACACGCTGCGCACGGCGCAGCATCAGCCCGAGCAGCATCGTGATTTGATCGTGCGGGTAGCGGGTTACAGCGACTACTTCTGCGATCTATCCACCGAACTGCAGGAAGAGATCATCGCGCGCACCGAACACGAAGTATTCTGA
- a CDS encoding immunoglobulin domain-containing protein has translation MRKTFLNICAGSLLSAIILFDARPTMAADVSGMALWKARWYAQTNDDLAQPRPQNPCSMQAWVSVASPGLATAVRLSLPNQTLLDLIYNDTSVDGVRFELNSWFASKTNLDQSYPAGNYVLRGTAVHDGSWASLVPLPSDQYPPVPHLRNFGFAQAVNPSATLTLSWDPYVGGTTNDHVQFEIVRTNGATLYRSGRLWDTNRLYATNSILTLPANLIAAGQAYTARLSFWKVIWAPTNYYPSGDVAAAYVSQTEFTIRGRSSQPVMVQQPRSQAVRQGATISLSCAAIADVSPAYQWYKGNVALTNSARIGGTTSSMLTITSFQDSDAGGYWVMATNAFGTANSTIAWLYETPPTLAISSLAQGYRTTNTTLHLIGRSADDIGVVKVLCRINGGAWQTASGTIAWMADFSLAPGTNWVEAYAVDTSGSVSPTNLLQVCRIVYAPLTLVVNGPGRVTPNLTNRWLEAGREYRLTATPDATGFFSNWVRGAGQVVTNNPNLRFLMETGLTLTANFVPNPFAQLKGDYVGLFLPPEDQTNALGILKVTVTNAGLFKLKVTDKGVYSGQLSYRGNVLPVAGAFAADRSVAFNLARAGQAALQVALWFTNGSNAIEGTVGEGATWWAKAALRRTGTGTSNPFSGKYTLAANGGISDGFTNQVSAIAAVTVTSAGAVTWSGNVADGSLLGGAAMLTTNGDWAVYQSLYGGQGMVVGWLAGQDAVNQTSNSFLFWQKNALPFTSPYASTYPNGFLTALPPNLARYVMPVAGHEATGWTNGIVTLVEGNLVGAAHSVITVRNNVFRIPIASGPAVKYLTLNRANGLFSGSFTHPATGRATLFKGILTQSGITNNIPADSVGQGYFLGTNAVGTVRLNY, from the coding sequence ATGAGGAAAACGTTTTTGAACATTTGCGCCGGAAGTCTGTTGTCGGCGATCATTCTGTTTGACGCGCGCCCAACCATGGCGGCGGATGTGAGCGGCATGGCTTTGTGGAAAGCGCGTTGGTACGCACAAACCAATGATGACCTGGCGCAACCGCGCCCGCAAAATCCGTGCAGCATGCAGGCCTGGGTATCCGTCGCCAGCCCTGGTTTGGCAACCGCCGTCCGGTTAAGCTTACCCAATCAAACGCTGTTGGATTTGATCTATAATGATACCTCGGTGGATGGGGTCCGGTTCGAACTCAACTCGTGGTTTGCCAGTAAAACCAACTTGGACCAGAGTTATCCGGCCGGGAATTACGTCTTGCGGGGGACGGCGGTGCATGACGGTTCCTGGGCGAGTTTGGTCCCGCTGCCGTCGGATCAGTATCCGCCGGTGCCTCATCTCCGCAATTTCGGTTTCGCGCAAGCCGTGAACCCCTCCGCTACCCTCACGCTTTCTTGGGACCCGTATGTTGGCGGTACCACGAACGATCACGTTCAGTTTGAAATCGTGCGCACGAATGGCGCCACCTTGTATCGGTCGGGAAGGTTATGGGACACCAACCGGCTGTATGCCACCAATTCCATATTAACGTTGCCCGCCAACCTGATCGCCGCCGGCCAGGCGTACACGGCCCGCTTATCCTTCTGGAAAGTCATTTGGGCACCCACGAACTACTATCCCAGCGGCGATGTGGCGGCGGCCTATGTCTCCCAAACCGAGTTTACCATCCGGGGCCGGTCTTCCCAACCGGTCATGGTGCAGCAACCCCGCAGTCAGGCGGTACGGCAAGGCGCGACGATCAGTCTGTCTTGCGCGGCGATCGCGGATGTTTCACCCGCCTACCAATGGTATAAGGGGAATGTAGCCCTCACCAATAGCGCCCGGATCGGTGGGACCACGAGTTCCATGCTGACCATCACCTCCTTTCAGGATTCCGATGCTGGCGGCTATTGGGTGATGGCCACCAATGCGTTTGGGACGGCAAACAGCACGATCGCCTGGCTTTACGAAACGCCGCCCACGCTGGCGATCAGCAGTCTTGCCCAAGGGTATCGCACTACCAATACCACGCTCCATCTCATTGGGCGTTCGGCAGACGATATTGGGGTGGTGAAAGTTTTATGCCGGATCAATGGTGGAGCCTGGCAGACGGCTTCGGGGACGATCGCCTGGATGGCTGATTTTTCGCTCGCTCCCGGCACCAACTGGGTGGAGGCGTATGCGGTGGATACTTCCGGCAGTGTTTCCCCTACCAACCTTCTCCAGGTTTGCCGGATTGTCTATGCGCCGCTGACGCTGGTGGTAAATGGGCCTGGCCGTGTGACGCCTAACCTCACCAATCGTTGGTTGGAGGCGGGCCGCGAATACCGGTTAACCGCCACACCGGATGCCACCGGCTTCTTTTCCAACTGGGTACGCGGGGCCGGCCAAGTGGTCACCAATAATCCCAACCTGCGCTTCCTCATGGAAACCGGATTGACGTTGACCGCTAATTTTGTGCCGAATCCATTTGCGCAATTGAAGGGCGATTACGTCGGGTTGTTTCTGCCGCCGGAGGATCAGACGAATGCCTTGGGGATTTTGAAAGTGACCGTAACGAACGCGGGTTTGTTCAAGCTCAAGGTAACCGATAAAGGCGTTTATAGCGGACAGTTATCGTATCGTGGGAACGTGCTGCCGGTTGCGGGTGCGTTTGCTGCGGATCGTTCGGTTGCGTTTAACCTTGCGCGGGCTGGGCAGGCGGCCTTGCAGGTGGCGCTGTGGTTTACCAACGGAAGCAATGCAATTGAAGGGACAGTTGGCGAGGGGGCGACCTGGTGGGCCAAAGCGGCGTTGCGCCGCACGGGGACGGGAACGTCCAATCCGTTCAGCGGTAAATACACCTTGGCTGCCAACGGTGGAATCTCGGACGGCTTCACCAATCAAGTCAGCGCCATTGCCGCGGTAACGGTAACTTCGGCCGGAGCCGTGACCTGGTCCGGCAATGTGGCGGATGGCTCGCTGCTGGGCGGCGCCGCAATGCTGACGACCAACGGCGATTGGGCGGTGTATCAATCGCTCTATGGCGGTCAGGGGATGGTCGTTGGCTGGCTGGCTGGCCAGGATGCCGTAAATCAAACCTCAAACAGTTTCCTCTTCTGGCAAAAGAACGCGCTGCCTTTCACGTCCCCCTACGCCTCAACCTATCCCAATGGATTCCTGACGGCCTTACCACCGAACTTGGCGCGTTACGTCATGCCGGTTGCAGGCCATGAAGCAACTGGTTGGACCAATGGGATCGTGACGCTGGTGGAGGGAAATCTGGTGGGCGCGGCGCATAGCGTGATAACGGTCAGAAATAATGTCTTTCGTATTCCGATCGCCAGCGGACCAGCCGTGAAGTATCTCACGCTTAACCGCGCCAATGGCTTATTTTCCGGTTCCTTCACCCATCCGGCGACTGGGCGGGCAACGCTGTTCAAAGGCATTCTGACTCAGAGCGGCATTACCAACAATATCCCTGCCGACAGTGTGGGACAGGGTTATTTCCTCGGTACGAATGCGGTGGGTACCGTGCGACTCAATTATTGA
- the fabG gene encoding 3-oxoacyl-[acyl-carrier-protein] reductase, which yields MSLLSNQIALITGAGRGIGQAIALKLASEGADIVAIDLKPEFVTETMDKVKAMGRRAWGYGADVANAASVDEAVAKALAEAGKVDILVNNAGVTRDGLLMRMSEADWDLVLNINLKGTFLMTKALCRSLLKQRSGCIINIASVIGLIGNAGQCNYGASKAGVIGFTKSSAREFSSRGVRVNAIAPGFIQTAMTDKLNAEQKEGIMKQVPLGTLGTAEDVANAALFLASPLAGYITGQVISVDGGMAM from the coding sequence ATGAGTTTGTTATCAAATCAAATTGCACTGATCACGGGCGCGGGACGGGGCATCGGCCAGGCCATCGCGCTGAAACTCGCGTCGGAAGGCGCGGATATTGTCGCCATTGATCTCAAGCCTGAGTTCGTGACGGAAACCATGGATAAGGTCAAAGCCATGGGCCGCCGCGCTTGGGGTTACGGCGCGGATGTCGCCAACGCCGCCAGTGTGGACGAGGCGGTCGCCAAGGCGCTGGCGGAGGCCGGCAAGGTGGACATCCTGGTCAACAACGCCGGAGTGACCCGTGACGGGTTGCTGATGCGGATGAGCGAGGCAGACTGGGATCTGGTGCTGAACATCAACCTGAAGGGCACCTTCCTCATGACCAAGGCGCTGTGCCGCTCGCTGCTCAAGCAACGTTCGGGTTGTATCATCAATATCGCCTCCGTAATCGGCCTGATCGGCAACGCCGGGCAGTGCAACTACGGCGCCAGCAAAGCCGGTGTCATCGGTTTCACCAAATCTTCCGCGCGCGAATTCTCCAGCCGGGGTGTGCGCGTCAATGCCATCGCACCCGGGTTCATCCAGACGGCGATGACCGATAAATTGAATGCGGAGCAAAAAGAGGGGATCATGAAGCAGGTTCCGCTGGGCACGCTGGGCACGGCGGAAGACGTGGCGAATGCGGCATTATTTCTGGCCAGCCCGCTGGCCGGATACATCACCGGACAGGTCATATCGGTGGATGGCGGCATGGCAATGTGA
- the acpP gene encoding acyl carrier protein produces MAEKTIEQRVKEIIVEQLGVNPDQVTPDAKFIEDLGADSLDTVELVMALEEEFGNEIPDEEAEKLQSVGDVIKYVEESKK; encoded by the coding sequence ATGGCTGAAAAAACTATTGAACAGAGAGTGAAAGAGATCATCGTCGAACAACTGGGCGTGAATCCTGATCAGGTCACACCCGATGCCAAGTTCATTGAGGACTTGGGCGCTGACTCGCTTGACACCGTGGAACTGGTCATGGCTTTGGAAGAGGAATTCGGCAACGAAATCCCCGATGAAGAAGCGGAAAAGCTCCAGAGCGTGGGCGACGTCATCAAGTACGTCGAGGAGAGCAAGAAGTAA